One genomic region from Agelaius phoeniceus isolate bAgePho1 chromosome 25, bAgePho1.hap1, whole genome shotgun sequence encodes:
- the LOC129130228 gene encoding Krueppel-like factor 15, translating to MVSVSCQDLLPSLPSPSPLEGLASAGQCRMPPSLLPGHGGDRTRGHPEGLPKAQLSEAQLRLPDFSPSQDFIPTLEEIEEFLREKAELPRGEAGEPHPAGWNGQSKAELGSGTQPIPRAQEGGAGHVPNAVGTAGDPALAAGDQTLAAGSIPVVLQLHPLPMDSIAPPAHPGGVSVARLLISLQSPNLPVLPQLQPPGSIPEQKYVRIAPLPAGPGDVRGAEAAPGGQQGPRAPLRPHRCSHPGCGKVYSKSSHLRAHFRRHTGEKPYTCAWPDCGWRFSRSDELSRHQRSHSGLKPYQCSACHKKFARSDHLGKHLRIHRGQPCRASTS from the exons ATGGTCTCTGTGAGCTGCCAGGacctgctgccctccctgcccagcccttccccGCTTGAGGGCCTGGCCAGCGCCGGGCAGTGCAGGATGCCACCGTCCCTTCTGCCAGGACACGGCGGTGACAGGACACGGGGACACCCAgaggggctccccaaagcccagcTCAGCGAGGCTCAGCTCAGGCTGCCGGACTTCAGCCCCTCGCAGGACTTCATCCCCACGCTGGAGGAGATCGAGGAGTTCCtcagggagaaggcagagctccccaggggtgaggcaggagagcctCACCCAGCGGGGTGGAACGGGCAGAGCAAAGCTGAGCTCGGCTCCGGGACACagcccatccccagagcacaggagggaggagcaggacaTGTCCCAAACGCTGTGGGGACAGCTGGTGACCCT GCACTGGCTGCTGGTGACCAGActctggctgctggcagcatcCCCGTTGTCCTGCAGCTCCATCCTCTCCCCATGGACAGCATCGCCCCCCCAGCACACCCTGGGGGTGTCAGTGTGGCCCGGCTGCTGatcagcctgcagagcccaaACCTGCCCGTCctccctcagctgcagcccccGGGCTCCATCCCGGAGCAGAAATACGTCAGGATCGCCCCTCTGCCGGCGGGGCCAGGGGACGTGCGGGGGGCAGAGGCTGCCCCCGGGGGCCAGCAGGGTCCCCGTGCCCCGCTCCGCCCGCACCGCTGCTCCCACCCCGGCTGCGGGAAGGTTTACTCCAAGAGCTCGCACCTGAGGGCTCATTTCCGCCGGCACACGGGCGAGAAACCCTACACGTGTGCCTGGCCCGACTGCGGCTGGAG GTTCTCCCGCTCGGATGAGCTCTCCCGCCACCAGCGCTCCCACTCGGGGCTCAAGCCCTACCAGTGCTCGGCCTGCCACAAGAAGTTTGCCCGCAGTGACCACCTGGGCAAGCACCTGAGGATCCACCggggccagccctgcagggccagcacgTCCTGA